In Zingiber officinale cultivar Zhangliang chromosome 3A, Zo_v1.1, whole genome shotgun sequence, the DNA window agagccgcgccgaccggctataaataaccgggccgtcgagcaccgacattaaaaatcgagagacgagccggcgtctataaatccccgagcggaagatcgacgagcaccgtcgttaaagatcgacgagcaccgtcgttaaacatcgagagccgcgccgaccggctataaacatccgcgccgacgagcaccgtcgttaaagatcatcCGCGTCgatgagcaccgtcgttaaacatcgagagccgcgccgaccgactataaacatccgcgctgacgagcaccgtcgttaaacatcgagagccgcgccgaccggctataaacatccgtgccgacgagtcccgtcgttaaagatcatccgcgtcgacgagcaccgtcgttaaacatcgagagccgcgccgaccggctataaacatccgcgccgacgagcaccgtcgttaaacatcgagagccgcgccgaccggctataaacatccgcgccgacgagtcccgtcgttaaagatcatccgcgccgacgagcactgtcggtaaacatcgagagccgcgccgaccggctataaacatccgcgccgacgagcaccgtcgttaaacatcgagagtcgcgccgaccggctataaacatccgcgccgacgagacccgtcgttaaagatcgagagccgcgccgatcggctataaacatccgcgccgacgagccccgtcgttaaagatcgagagccgcgccgatcggctataaacatccgcgccgacgagccccgtcgttaaagatcgagagccgcgccgaccggctataaacatccgcgccgacgagccccgtcgttaaacatcgatagccgcaccgaccggctataaacatccgcgccgatgagtcccgtcgttaaagatcatccgcgtcgacgagcaccgtcgttaaacatcgagagccgcgccgaccggctataaacatccgcgccgacgagcaccgtcgttaaacatcgagagccgcgccgaccggctataaacatccgcgccgacgagtcccgtcgttaaagatcatccgcgccgacgagcaccgtcgttaaacatcgagagccgcgccgaccggctataaacatccgcgccgacgagcaccgtcgttaaacatcgagagccgcgccgaccggctataaacatccgtgccgacgagccccgtcgttaaagatcgagagccgcgccgatcggctataaacatcccgtcgttaaagatcgagagccgcgccgatcggctataaacatccgcaccgacgagccccgtcgttaaagatcgagagccgcgccgatcggctataaacatccgcgccgacgagccccgtcgttaaagatcgagagccgcgccgatcggctataaacatccgcgccgacgagccccgtcgttaaagatcgagagccgcgccgatcggctataaacatccgcgccgacgagccccgtcgttaaagatcgagagccgcgccgatcggctataaacatccgcaccgacgagccccgtcgttaaagatcgagagccgcgccgaccggctataaatatccgcgccgacgagctccgtcgttaaagatcgagagacgcgcCGAtcgtctataaaaaccgagcggaaaaccgacgagcgccgtcgttaaagatcgagagacgcgcCGATCGTCTATAAAAActgagcggaaaaccgacgaactccgtcgttaaagatcgagagacgcgcCGAtcgtctataaaaaccgagccgaaaaccgacgagccccgtcgttaaagatcgagagccgcgccgaccggctataaatatccgcgccgacgagccccgtcatcAAACAtcgagtcggtccggcgactataataCCCCGGGCGGATGAACGAATATCAGAATAAGACCGCGGAAACTACGaatattaaaacattcaggcccgatcgggggttggtccttcgatacttggcgttaGCTGAATTCACGAAAGCCAGATACGTGCAGCGCGAGTAGTCTTCCCCGCTCGAAatttgtttaatgggttaagccgatcggccgcgtgacggagaacgcttaagagcatgactgactctaagcataaacgttaagcaaacagaagaatattatagataatgagtacgaagacaaaggcaaaggagcagcgtttcattagaagaaaaattatgccgacCGACACGTACAAAagtttacatccgccgagcggatgaaatacaggaaGTACTTGAAAAGGAATTCGCATCACTCCGGAtcttcaaaattaaagaaggcgtccgggatatcatcaatcatggccgccaggtcggaggcgggaatatgcattccctcgggaaggtggccacccttcttcaagtatgtcatggtgaccttgaccgcttcggcgaaagtagaagagacgttgctgccgaattttgcgccgaacctctccgagcggaggtattcttggcgtgCTGCTGCTAGGCggttcggctctccctccttatattttttgagtgtCGCTCGGGAAGCGGCTAAGGTATCTTGgacagccttcaagtccacctcggcctttgtgcgttctgccgaacggtcctctcgctcggcgttcagctgggcctccagatccttggatcgctgatctagcgcacggacgtctactttcatcttgtccaaatCGGCTACCGCTCGCTTCTTCCGAgcagtagcgcgtttggcatccgcttcgcgcttcttgacttggccctctagccgagccacctctaTAGCCAGGTCGGCAGACTTCTTCTGTTCAGCTTCGAAGGCTTGTTTCTCTCGCTCAGCAGACggacctcccgacacttggagtttttccaggagctcctccagctcggctagccgatggctagtggcgatttgctcagcccaacgctgtaagggaaataatgaaatcagggaccaaacagtagcatggtgcgggaagaaaaatgaatttacctgagtggcctgttgcatgttgttgtcgccgagctgcttgggcgtcatgagggccacttgaatctgcgcgtcctcaaaaagcttggcgagcggacccgtcaaggttatttcgtgaacagggctcgagggccgatcggcggacagtaaatattcctccgatgggaatcggagggtagtcttgatggtcggatggccggacggcgcttcttcagtcgcggccgcctgatgcgaggactcccctatggtggaagtttcgcccaaccgacgtaagcggcgatgagtccggggaggagagccggagggctgtgcggtaggcgaagccacgggggtcccgatctgtgatggcgtgcgagcaggcgaagttacgccgatcggcgcctgtggtgccccctcttgggtcggcggaaggctggagtctcttcgacgtttccgccgaacctccaatggtGGATCTCCGACCTGGGGgacgcccagctcggcgggggctgaggaaacaggatccgcctcaacctccgttgaagcggatggggcagcttctgtttcaggggcggactgcgccccccccccctctcctgcatctgccgggcggctggggatgagaccccgctcggcgagctcttttttggtggccgcctcaatttccacggccttcaatttcaaatgagcggtacgccacataacttcagctgcaatggaagaaattaaaatcaattagataaAAAAGGTGAAGGGAGTAAAGAATctcttacccatgcggtagggaagattggcccgaacgggagataacccaaaaatatacaacacccccttgagaagcaactggtcgatcttgtaccgctgaccggataaccagttcgccgcatgaagataggctgggttgcttctgaacttgccgagctccggctgagtcggcacagcggtctgccatttggttcggaatgctggccgctcgggaagtcggatatagaagaaaaactccttccagtgtttgttggaggtcgacatattatcaaaaaatctaaagcctatcctactttggaagataaaagtgcccagctcggattgtttagggtagaaaaagaagtggaatattttggggtcaagagggatactgtgcagcttaaataggacgaccaccccgctcagcagcctaaaggaattcggcacaagttggccgagcgggatgcgaaaatagttacaaacctctaaaataaagggatgggtggGAAATCTAAgaccgccctggaattggtctagaaaaaaacaaatggtgccgatcggggggtcatggggccggtcagtcgggttggctacaactatttcatagttatcgggaatctcatatgtccgaacaaggcgccgagcaccctcctcatcaaaccgactctccatggtcaggtaccaagggccatgaacaccaacagcgggttcggaggagcttgccatctcgaagaaGCAAAAAGATAGCGAGGAATCGAAGGAATGGAAGCAAAAGAGGCAAAAcaagttgggaagaccttgtaaacgaagggagaagactcactgaaAAGGAAACGGACGGAAAGgatcaccggtgagatggtagccgtcgaaaaacaagaactggatcgtcggaggtcaCGGCAGAGGAAGAAGCAGAAGGCAACGCACGAGCGAatatgcggcgaaggaaggagacggaggctttatacggctgaggtcggtcggcctccgccatcggatgcaggtcacgaaagacaaggtcatcatctaaccgtccatttcaaagcaatcggcgtcccatcgtacggatcatcaccgccacgcaagaggagccacgtggcgctctgtcaccaagcgcaattaatgcgcccataccgcgcatgcttcgccttaatgaagaggatttgcgtgattttcgagaaggttgagcgacaagacaaccataactaagagccgagcggctgaatttggcagaagggccgaacggccccagggatattataagcgactggaaggcgacgaccgcccgctcgaacacatagtccagtcagtcggactcgctgcctccttcgactagacttgaagggaaggcaagtgatccggctgtaagaatggggggcccaccctctgaagggtcccagcctaaggacggatggaaggctggtcaagcgggtaatggtccgagcggagctagaaataacccatccatgggcttgggtttccgacgccaaggcaggaggatcgaagggccgagcgggaatccgctcggctgggaccaaagggccgagcgggttgtccgttcggccaagataagggcgagggtacaaaggtggccgagcggcctatgcgctcggctcgggatatgggatatcagcagaagcatgtctgatgattaggccgtacacaagatcgcacgatggaggatcttgccgtcacatcatggaaaggttgatacagtagcattATGACCTCATGGACGtctccctgacagatccatatctgggcatagcccttctgacagacccatacctgggcatggtcaaaagcaggtggttgctttgattggcgcgcccaggcttctttgagaggtctatataaggtctccatttcttcaccggaggtacaggagtcttctacttaaaagccacttctttgctatttcctcgcctgacttgagtgtcggagggccgtcgccgggacacccctcccggctcggttttgttacaggttcgccggagcacctgaggatctagtagggagcgccacgttcccagcgttcgttgacccctggttcggacaggatcatttaaCATTAATCATTAATCACTCAATATATTTACTGTCGTATGAATCATTTTCTCATATATGAATTTGATATTCTAATATGGTCTTAGATAAATAGGAGATGTTAACAGTGGAAGATGTGGACAGTTACTAAAATTGCCCATGAACCCCACTAATGTTTCATTATATAATACGTCCAGATATGGAATCAGGGAGatgatgagttttttttttctaaagatGGAACAGCTAATTTAGTTCATGGATACCGAAAAGTATTGTTcgtttaaaatcattcttttgaTGACAAGCAGAAATAAGGATGGTAATCAGAGATATTGTAAGTGCTTAAATATTCTATTAATTGCAATCAATCCGGTAAAATTAACAACAAAACTCAGCATGTCTTAACAAGCATTCTCTCATATTTCGATTGCTGTATTAATAACTAATAATCATCTACAAGTTATCTCTTTTGTATTAGTATAAAAAAACTAAGGAGAGTACTGGAATGAATAATTTACCTTTTGCCACATTTATATTTGTGCTTATTTGGCTTGTGATATAATTTACACATCATTTTTacgaatttaataaaaaataaaaaaatattttatcataaaatatCGAACTGTGTGAAAGGCTGCTCTCATTCTTATGACCCCGCCGCGGCCCTGTTCCCTTGCTATCTCACTCCGCCGCCTCCGAAGTGCGCCGTCTTTCACCCATAAAAAACTCCTCCAGTTCCAAACCCTCCTCATCGTCCACCCTTCTCCTCCCTACTCTCTCCTCCATTTCCTCCCGGACTTCCTCTCTCGCTTCGCCCGCTCTTGGCCTGTCTCCCACACGTCGCTTCTCCTCCGCCACTTCTCCGCCTTCCGCCCTTCCTCTCTATGGAGCCACTTCCTACGCTCCATATCCCACCACCATCCCCACGCCcgctcccttctcctcctcctcctctgccaCGCCGTGGGCCATCAAGACCGCCTCCCCGACTGGGCCATCCTCACCCTGCTGCTTCCCCGCTGCGCCGCTCTCCCCGAAGCTAGTGACGTCTTCGGAAGGGTCATCCATTGCCAGATTCTCACTTCGGGTCTCTTACCAGACCACGTTCTCATGACAGGGCTGCTCGCCTATTACTCGAAATGCGGTGACCTGCCTTCCGCGAAAAAAGTGTTCGCCGAAATGCCTGGTAAGGACGTGATCGCCCACAATGCTATGATCGCCGCTCTGAGCTGCCATGGGCTGGCGGAGGACGCTCGGACACTCTTTGACCAGATGTGCGAGCGAAGCTCAGCATCCTGGAGCTCAATGATCACTTGCTACTGCAAGCTGGGCTACCTTGATTCTGCTCGTCAATTGTTTGACCGGAATCCGATCAAGGATGTCGTCTCTTGGAACGCGATGATCGATGGCTACTGTAAGATGGGGAATTTGGTTGAGGCTCGCGAACTGTTCGATCAAATGGGGACGTTGAAGGACGCAGTGACATGGAACACTTTGATCTCTGGATATTTGCATCATAGAGAATTTGGGATGGCAATCACTATGTTTCAGCTGATGCAGATGGAGAATGTGAATCCTACAGAGATAACCATGGCTAGCCTGCTGTCGGCCTGTGCCCACTTGGGTACTTTGCACATGGGCAGATGGATCCATGCCTACATTCAGAACCACAGACTGAAAATTGATTTGGTATTAGGCAATGCCCTCGTAGTTATGTACTTCAAATGTGGGGATGTGGAGACTGCTCTGTCTGTCTTTCGTGGGATGCCTATCAGAAACATTTTCTGTTGGAATTCTGTCATTGCAGGACTTGGGACAAATGGTTATGGTCAACAAGCTATAGAAACGTTTCTTGAGATGAACAGACTAGAGAGAATTAAACCAGATGGAGTGACCTTTGTGGGGCTCCTCTCTGCATGCAGTCATTCAGGGTTAGTAGCTGAGGGCAAACAATATTTTTCtcagatgcttcatatttatggAGTTGAACCCCAGATCGAACACTATGGTTGCATGGTTGACATTCTAGGGCGGGCGGGCTTTCTCAAAGATGCATTGCATCTACTAGAGACAATGCCAGTTCGACCTAATGCAATAGTCTGGGGAAGTTTGCTCCGTGCTTGCCACATTCATAGGGACAGTAAAGTAAGTGAACAAGTAACCCAACATCTGCTAGAGTTGGATCCAAATGATGAAGCTAATTATGTCCTCCTATCAAACATATATGCATCTTCCAGACGTTGGGACGATGTAGAGAAATGCCGGGGCATCATGTTCAGAAAAAAAGTGCATAAGTCACCCGGTTGTAGTTCAATTGAGGTAAACAGCAGGCTTCATGAGTTTTTGGTTGGTGATACCTCACATCCTCAGTTCGAGCAGATATATGCTTTTCTTGCTGGTATCGAGAAGGAAATGAGGGAGCTTGGGTACCAATCAAATACAGGTTCTGCACTTCACCATATAGAGGATGAGAAGGAAAATGAAGTGATATACCACAGTGAGAAGTTTGCAATCGCTTTGGGAATATCATGAGTACACCAGAGAAAGCCCCCTTGAGTTGTGGAAAACTTAAGAATATGCATCTACTGCCATGAAGCAGCAAAGCTGCTTCACCATTTCGAGAATGGAATCTGTTCTTGCAACGACAAATGGTGAAGATAAGTGGACATGTATAGGTATATTCTTTCCTAATTTATGGGTCTGTTTAATGATTGATTTTGGATATTACAAGTAAGAAATGGTTCTTTCAATCAATAGCACAATCTCTGTCAATGCATCCATGTGATGGCAGCTCCAACTTTCCCATTCATTAAGGTAATTTGTCACGCAGGGAACTGAGATTTGCTGGTTAGAAGAGGTAGAATTGTGTGTGTTCTTTTGATAATCCAGTTACATCCAGACTCTCACACACCCAACTAATCCCGGAGACGAACGACCTTCTCCCCAGTTCGGAAGCGCAAGCGGCTTTTCACCCAACAATCAGCGTATATTTTTCATTCCACCGGAAGAAAATGTCCGTACTTGGTTAATTTATTGAATGTCTTGTTGCTTATCCATGCCGGGGCGGTGGGATTGTGTTTGCACACTAGCATGAAGGCTGGCCTAACGCAAGAAGAGCAATGATGTATAGACAGCGACTCTTTCTTATCTTTCTaacctttgaaataaatattacaTGTAAAAGTTACATAAGTGTTTTCTTTCTACGATATATGTTATTTATGAATTTCAACTACTCAAGTTAGcccaaaaaaaaacaagaagaagagttgtCCTAGTTCCATGAGAAATGCTAGAATCAAATTTGGAATATCTAGAAAACTAAGAGGAGAGGACCAAATGTGGATTCAATCCAAGTGTGATTTTATAAGTCGGCAAAGATTGGCACTCCTGGTAGAATCACACTTGGCTTGAATTTGTTCACTAACGTCTGGTAGAGTTATAGGCTACGTTTATTTAGGGGTAAtataattaagtttataatgtaattaattttataatataatgtaatataattttgattatattattacgtttggtaatataatatatataatcttTGATTATAAGgatgattatattttttatttggtgtctaaaatgataaaaatatcttgcGATGTTGGTGGCCGATGGTGGTAACGGCGTCGGTGGTGGCTGACGATGGTAACGGCGACGGCGGTGGGCGACGGTGGTAGCGGCGACGACAGTGGCCGACGGCGGTAGTAGTGTCGACGGTGGCCTACGGCGGTAGCGGTGTTGGCGGTGGACGACGACGTTTGGAGGTGGCGTCGACGGCGGTACTTGGAGGCGGCGACTGATTGTAGCGCCGAAGGCGGCGGCGACGGAAGCGACATCGGTGATCAATTGAATCGAAAAAAATTAGAgatatatttgacatttaaattttaataaataatgatCCCATAATGTAATGAGATTATATTGTATTGACCAATATTACAAGTTGATTATCGCTACCGTAGCCATAATTTAACACATACAAATTGTAATTGCTAATAGTCGTAATAGTTATAATTTTGTATTGGTTAAGCTGTTATAATAGGTATAAATCGCATTTACAAACGTATAACATAGACTagtattgataaaaataaaatatttatattataataactataatCTAGCATTAGTTAATAATAAAAAGTTCATAAAGCAGTTACAGTTCATTAAGTATTACTGTCCCCATAGCTGTCCGGATTGGTAGTTGGTAAAAGAGTAAAGACGTTGTCACATTAAACTTGGGGTAGAATTTTGGTGGGGGCGTACTCTTAAGGGTGAAGTATGTTATTCGGTAGGTAAATATTATCATCTTTTGTCATATTATAATAtagtattattaataaaaattgaaatgcataattattataatcatactgaaaataaaaatacttttgaaaataaaatggaatGAGATGTtggtttaataataaataaaaaaatagtttttaaactcgGAGTCTGGTTTTTTAGCCATCTTGatatattaatattataatacttttaaaattttgaattaattcggatcaaattattattattattatttcaccCCGACGGAGACCACCTAGAGTGAGAAAACGAATAGGGATGCCACGTCTCTTGTTATCCTTGTTCTATCGTTCTGCCAAATTGCCGATCAGAAAGGTTTCTTGAATAGATACAAAAAATTATCGCAAGGGGGAAGGTGCCCGATGCGCACAAATTGGCCTCATTAAAAGCAAATGCACATTCACCACTCTTTTTCCTTTCAATAGTATTCCTGCGTCACTTGCCCGAATAACTACCTTTCTGAGAGTCGAATGGGGCCCAAGCCAAGACCGCCATATTATCCACTGACAAAGGCGAGTGTGTTTTGGGTAGACGAGATCTGGTAAAATGTTGTTCATCTTGCCCTATCTATTTAAATCCCTTGCCACtgcaagctaataaaatatatcatccctttccttctcttctcttctctgatTCCTCGATCACCGTCTAGGATCGGATTCTCCGGTGCAGCGATGTCGCAAGCGGCAGAACGGCCGCTTGTGGCGGAAGCGGCGGCAGCGCCGAGGCAGGCACAACAGCAACAGGGTTTCAGGCAGTCGCTAGCGGGAGTTGTGAGGATGGCTGTGTTCTGGTATTTCGCCATGAAGTTCTTCAGCCCGAAGAAGCCCGTTGAGCCCTCTATTCTTATCTCCAATCTATTCCACAAGGGAGAGCCTTTGGTCCGTTGTATTTCTTTATGAAACCCTGCATTTTCTACTTTCATACCAGAAGATCTGATCGCGCGTCGGGGTCCTTAGATGGATTAAAGATTGTATTACCGACAGATATGTATATGAGTGATGTTTTGGCTTGATAGTGTACAGGAAGATTTGTTTGAGCGGTAATTTAAGATACTATTTTTTgacctattattattattttttactttattttatttttgaaaggaAATACTATCATCGATTTTTGCGTGATCACTATTATAATGCACATGACGATGAATCTAGTTAATGGACTTCTACCACCAACTTGCCTAATGATTTTAGAGCTCAGTTAACTTTATGTCTTACTGCGTAGCCATTTCTGGTCTCTTGATTGCCGTGTATTTTTCACTATTTCATTCCTAGTGACTTCAAATTGACGACTTTTTAGCTATACTTATATCTATTGCGCAGTGGGGAAAAAGTAGTATCAACTGAGACTTGTCATTTCCAAATGTGGCAAATCAAATATGTTCCTCTTCTAGTTCTGATTTGTAATTGAACAACAGTATTAAATGACCTTTCACATATGACTAGTCACTGATATGTCTATCTTTAAATTCTGATTTATA includes these proteins:
- the LOC122052711 gene encoding pentatricopeptide repeat-containing protein At5g56310-like, producing the protein MTPPRPCSLAISLRRLRSAPSFTHKKLLQFQTLLIVHPSPPYSLLHFLPDFLSRFARSWPVSHTSLLLRHFSAFRPSSLWSHFLRSISHHHPHARSLLLLLLCHAVGHQDRLPDWAILTLLLPRCAALPEASDVFGRVIHCQILTSGLLPDHVLMTGLLAYYSKCGDLPSAKKVFAEMPGKDVIAHNAMIAALSCHGLAEDARTLFDQMCERSSASWSSMITCYCKLGYLDSARQLFDRNPIKDVVSWNAMIDGYCKMGNLVEARELFDQMGTLKDAVTWNTLISGYLHHREFGMAITMFQLMQMENVNPTEITMASLLSACAHLGTLHMGRWIHAYIQNHRLKIDLVLGNALVVMYFKCGDVETALSVFRGMPIRNIFCWNSVIAGLGTNGYGQQAIETFLEMNRLERIKPDGVTFVGLLSACSHSGLVAEGKQYFSQMLHIYGVEPQIEHYGCMVDILGRAGFLKDALHLLETMPVRPNAIVWGSLLRACHIHRDSKVSEQVTQHLLELDPNDEANYVLLSNIYASSRRWDDVEKCRGIMFRKKVHKSPGCSSIEVNSRLHEFLVGDTSHPQFEQIYAFLAGIEKEMRELGYQSNTGSALHHIEDEKENEVIYHSEKFAIALGIS